The following coding sequences lie in one Gammaproteobacteria bacterium genomic window:
- the aprA gene encoding Adenylylsulfate reductase subunit alpha, whose protein sequence is MSGTFVNPEVVQEEVDILLIGGGMACCGAAYELMRWAEAVKAETGTDLKIKLVDKAAMDRSGAVAQGLSAINTYIGSEQDPADYARMVSNDLMGITRDDLAYDLGRHVDESVHLFEEWGLPIWKTDENGERHDGSKGLPALKDGGKPVRSGKWQIMINGESYKWIVAEAAKKALGMDRIQERVFIVKLVNDKNDKNRVAGAVGFSVRENKVFVFKAKAILLAAGGCVNIFRPRSVGEGQGRAWYPVWNAGSTYSMAAEAGAELTMMENRFVPARFKDGYGPVGAWFLLFKAKATNAVGEVYMETNKHLLDDYPPYGQAAVPASCLRNHLMLKEMKEGRGPIYMDTVTALAKMKEVLTPREVKHLEAEAWEDFLDMCIGQCGVWVGENIEPEKKNSELMPTEPYLLGSHSGCCGIWVSGPEDLGAPTSEEYGNIPGHLPSGWNWGYRSMTTVKGLFTAGDGVGASGHKFSSGSHAEGRICAKSLVRFTLDNKSWTPELDTDVNTLVEQIYKPVRNFLEFKDYTTAIDVNPNYITPKMLQFRLQKIMDEYVAGVATYYTTNAHMLKVAEDKLEMLKEDAMKMRAKDLHELLRAWENYHRILTAEAHMKHIQFREESRYPGFYYRMDKNFVDEQNWKCFVNSIYDKDAKKWTVFKRKHVDLVDKSKLFKPAKH, encoded by the coding sequence ATGTCAGGTACTTTTGTTAATCCCGAAGTCGTGCAGGAAGAGGTTGATATCCTCTTGATTGGTGGTGGAATGGCGTGCTGTGGCGCTGCCTATGAGCTGATGCGTTGGGCTGAGGCCGTCAAGGCCGAGACCGGGACTGATCTTAAGATCAAGCTGGTCGACAAGGCCGCTATGGACCGTTCCGGGGCTGTGGCCCAGGGTCTGTCCGCCATCAACACCTACATCGGCTCCGAGCAGGATCCAGCCGATTACGCCCGCATGGTCTCCAACGACCTGATGGGTATTACCCGTGACGATTTGGCCTATGACCTGGGCCGCCATGTGGATGAGTCCGTCCATCTGTTCGAGGAGTGGGGTCTGCCGATCTGGAAGACCGACGAAAACGGCGAGCGTCATGATGGCTCTAAGGGCCTACCCGCGCTGAAGGACGGCGGCAAGCCGGTACGCTCTGGTAAGTGGCAGATCATGATCAACGGCGAATCCTACAAGTGGATCGTCGCTGAGGCCGCCAAGAAGGCCCTGGGCATGGACCGTATCCAGGAGCGCGTGTTTATCGTCAAGCTGGTCAACGACAAGAATGACAAGAACCGTGTAGCCGGTGCCGTAGGTTTCTCGGTACGCGAGAACAAGGTGTTTGTCTTCAAGGCGAAGGCCATCCTGTTGGCTGCTGGTGGTTGCGTCAACATCTTCCGTCCCCGTTCCGTGGGTGAGGGCCAGGGGCGCGCCTGGTATCCAGTGTGGAACGCCGGTTCCACCTACTCCATGGCCGCTGAGGCTGGCGCTGAGCTGACCATGATGGAAAACCGCTTCGTACCCGCCCGCTTCAAGGACGGTTACGGCCCGGTAGGGGCGTGGTTCCTGCTGTTCAAGGCCAAGGCCACCAATGCCGTCGGCGAAGTCTACATGGAGACCAACAAGCACCTCCTGGACGACTACCCGCCCTACGGTCAGGCCGCCGTACCTGCCTCCTGCCTACGCAACCATTTGATGCTCAAGGAGATGAAGGAAGGCCGTGGTCCCATCTACATGGATACGGTCACCGCCCTTGCCAAAATGAAGGAAGTGCTTACCCCGCGTGAGGTCAAGCACCTGGAAGCTGAGGCGTGGGAAGACTTCTTGGACATGTGCATTGGTCAGTGCGGCGTTTGGGTCGGTGAGAACATCGAGCCGGAGAAGAAGAACTCCGAGCTAATGCCAACCGAGCCTTACCTGCTGGGCTCTCACTCCGGTTGCTGTGGTATCTGGGTCTCCGGCCCCGAGGACCTGGGTGCCCCGACCAGCGAAGAGTACGGCAACATCCCCGGCCATCTGCCGAGTGGTTGGAATTGGGGCTATCGCTCCATGACCACGGTTAAGGGTCTGTTCACTGCCGGTGACGGCGTGGGCGCCTCCGGCCACAAGTTCTCCTCCGGTTCTCATGCCGAAGGGCGTATCTGCGCCAAGTCCTTGGTGCGTTTCACCCTCGACAACAAGAGCTGGACCCCAGAACTCGACACCGACGTCAATACCCTGGTCGAACAGATCTACAAGCCAGTACGTAACTTCTTGGAGTTCAAGGACTACACCACCGCTATCGACGTGAACCCCAACTACATCACGCCGAAGATGTTGCAGTTCCGTCTCCAGAAGATCATGGACGAATACGTTGCCGGTGTGGCGACCTATTACACCACCAATGCCCATATGCTGAAGGTGGCCGAGGACAAGCTGGAAATGCTCAAGGAAGACGCCATGAAGATGCGTGCCAAGGACCTCCACGAGTTGCTGCGTGCGTGGGAAAACTACCACCGCATCCTCACGGCCGAGGCCCACATGAAGCATATCCAGT
- a CDS encoding hypothetical protein (Evidence 5 : Unknown function) — translation MVGEHDALRAISQSQNRMDSVFFLPFLLFSLEGKLFLSLSADYPGVMPHGNCPNRYQEAAVMKAFFDDLREEYQNGFFVHITEEQKDLELTAAYVGRYARRPSLSELRIKDYTGEFVTFEFKDYRNNGGKVLHTLRTVEFIKNLVQHIPPHYFNVIRHYGLLASRVKTTYKKLPINCWYPLQYSNTENLGGKADGISRERSIGLQNL, via the coding sequence TTGGTAGGGGAACATGATGCCCTTCGGGCAATAAGTCAAAGTCAAAACCGCATGGATTCTGTATTTTTCCTCCCTTTTCTTTTGTTTTCTTTGGAAGGTAAGCTATTCCTTAGCCTTTCAGCCGACTATCCAGGTGTGATGCCTCACGGAAACTGTCCGAACCGCTATCAGGAAGCAGCGGTTATGAAAGCCTTTTTTGATGATCTTCGGGAGGAGTATCAAAACGGTTTTTTCGTTCACATCACGGAAGAACAGAAAGATCTCGAGCTGACCGCTGCGTATGTCGGAAGGTATGCCAGACGTCCTTCATTATCGGAACTCCGTATCAAGGACTATACCGGAGAATTCGTCACCTTCGAATTCAAGGATTATCGAAACAACGGTGGAAAAGTGCTTCACACCTTGAGAACCGTTGAGTTCATCAAGAATCTGGTTCAGCACATTCCTCCCCATTACTTCAACGTCATTCGGCATTACGGTCTACTGGCCAGTCGAGTGAAAACCACCTACAAAAAATTACCGATAAACTGCTGGTATCCTCTCCAGTATTCAAACACCGAAAACTTGGGGGGAAAGGCAGACGGAATTTCGAGGGAAAGATCCATTGGTTTGCAAAATTTGTAA
- the zapA gene encoding Cell division protein ZapA, with the protein MSREMPPVAAVTILDKEYRVTCPEEEREALSYAARLLDERMREIRSTGRVIGQERIAVMAALNFAYELLQNRSEKDDYIRAVNVRIRNIQGKIDTALQDSHKGSKI; encoded by the coding sequence ATGAGTAGAGAGATGCCACCTGTTGCAGCTGTTACCATCCTCGACAAGGAATATCGTGTGACCTGCCCTGAGGAGGAGCGTGAGGCGCTGTCGTACGCGGCGCGGTTGCTCGACGAGCGGATGAGGGAGATTCGTAGCACTGGTCGGGTGATCGGACAAGAGCGTATCGCCGTCATGGCCGCCCTCAATTTTGCGTACGAGCTATTGCAAAATCGATCCGAAAAGGACGACTATATCCGCGCGGTAAATGTGCGGATCAGGAACATTCAGGGCAAGATCGATACCGCCCTACAGGATAGCCACAAAGGAAGTAAGATTTAA
- a CDS encoding cell division protein ZapB produces MRSPVTIGKTPLLFGTTMTMAPGERDALDSLDVRVDELIRRAHLQDEVAPLRQRQVWKTERADLLERHAAAKTRIETIVERLRLLEPSPTTAALHG; encoded by the coding sequence ATGCGTTCTCCAGTCACCATTGGGAAAACCCCGCTACTCTTTGGCACAACAATGACTATGGCACCTGGCGAACGAGATGCGCTGGATTCCCTCGACGTGCGGGTGGATGAGTTGATTCGGCGCGCGCACCTTCAGGACGAGGTTGCCCCCCTTCGCCAACGACAAGTGTGGAAGACAGAACGGGCAGATCTGTTAGAACGTCATGCCGCCGCGAAAACCCGGATAGAAACCATCGTTGAGCGATTGAGGTTGCTGGAGCCCTCACCAACCACAGCCGCCTTGCATGGTTAG
- the fau gene encoding putative 5-formyltetrahydrofolate cyclo-ligase (Evidence 3 : Putative function from multiple computational evidences): MTRMQLRRAMRHQRRALAAGERMRCAVRVAQRVQSVHSFRNSQRVALYLPNDGEIDPTPIISRSTHVGKRCYLPVLCPLGSRRLWFAPYRPGDPLRRDRLHILEPAHPTPRRVRAWTLDLILIPLVAFDEAGNRLGMGGGYYDQTLAFLARRRYWRKPWIVGIAYDFQRVEVLTPRPWDVPLDAVVTEVRTYTKKREG; this comes from the coding sequence ATGACCCGCATGCAGTTGCGCCGCGCGATGCGGCATCAGCGTCGTGCGCTGGCTGCTGGCGAGAGAATGCGTTGTGCGGTCCGCGTGGCCCAGCGTGTACAAAGCGTTCATTCCTTTCGCAACAGCCAGCGGGTGGCACTGTATCTGCCCAACGACGGTGAAATCGACCCTACACCGATTATTTCTCGCTCCACTCATGTGGGAAAGCGTTGTTATCTACCCGTGCTTTGCCCCTTGGGTAGCCGTCGCCTGTGGTTTGCCCCTTATCGTCCCGGCGACCCGCTACGCCGCGACCGTCTGCATATCCTAGAACCCGCTCATCCCACGCCGCGCCGTGTTCGTGCTTGGACGTTGGATCTCATCCTCATCCCCTTGGTAGCTTTTGATGAAGCTGGTAACCGTTTAGGTATGGGGGGAGGCTACTACGACCAGACCCTGGCCTTCCTTGCTCGGCGTCGTTACTGGCGAAAACCTTGGATAGTGGGGATTGCTTATGATTTTCAACGGGTAGAAGTCTTAACACCACGCCCTTGGGACGTACCACTCGATGCGGTAGTGACAGAAGTTCGTACCTACACCAAGAAAAGAGAAGGATGA
- a CDS encoding adenylylsulfate reductase, subunit B: MPTFVRTDKCDGCKGQDKTACMYICPHDLMKLDKDGSETGHAMRAFNQEPEQCWECYSCVKICPQNAIEARHYADVVPLGGSVQPLRGSDSILWTIKFRNGTMKRFKFPIRTTPEGSIDPYGSKPMPKLADIAKIGFFTQEGGFRPGNPAELIRK, from the coding sequence ATGCCAACTTTTGTACGCACTGACAAGTGTGACGGCTGTAAAGGTCAGGACAAGACCGCCTGCATGTACATTTGCCCCCACGACCTGATGAAGCTCGATAAAGACGGCTCTGAGACCGGCCACGCGATGCGTGCCTTCAATCAGGAACCAGAGCAATGCTGGGAGTGCTACTCCTGTGTCAAGATCTGTCCTCAGAACGCGATCGAGGCCCGTCACTACGCGGACGTCGTCCCGCTGGGTGGCTCCGTTCAACCTCTGCGTGGCTCTGACTCCATCCTGTGGACCATCAAGTTCCGCAATGGAACCATGAAGCGCTTCAAATTCCCCATCCGGACCACCCCGGAAGGCTCCATCGACCCGTATGGTAGCAAGCCCATGCCGAAACTGGCCGATATTGCCAAAATCGGCTTCTTCACCCAGGAGGGCGGTTTCCGCCCCGGTAATCCTGCCGAGTTGATCCGCAAGTAA
- a CDS encoding hypothetical protein (Evidence 5 : Unknown function), which translates to MKSFFHSNSTCISFSPERTNNQKNKNNLPIVFLFFRYIGNQIWVRGAPKIYTHLMFSILVIAAEQLLLLAALTA; encoded by the coding sequence TTGAAATCCTTCTTTCATAGCAACTCAACCTGTATTTCCTTTTCACCCGAGCGGACAAATAACCAGAAAAATAAAAATAATTTACCTATCGTTTTTTTGTTTTTCCGATATATCGGAAACCAAATCTGGGTACGCGGCGCACCCAAAATCTATACCCATTTGATGTTTAGTATTCTGGTGATTGCCGCTGAGCAGCTATTGCTGCTTGCTGCACTAACGGCGTAA
- a CDS encoding hypothetical protein (Evidence 5 : Unknown function), giving the protein MRTVEFIKNLVQHIPPHYFNVIRHYGLLTSRVKTTYKKITDKLLGILSSIQTSKTWRERSIGFQNL; this is encoded by the coding sequence TTGAGAACCGTTGAGTTCATCAAGAATCTGGTTCAGCACATTCCTCCCCATTATTTCAACGTCATTCGGCATTACGGTCTACTGACCAGTCGAGTGAAAACCACCTACAAAAAAATTACCGATAAACTGCTCGGTATTCTCTCCAGTATTCAAACTTCGAAAACTTGGAGGGAAAGATCCATTGGTTTTCAAAATTTGTAA
- the sat gene encoding Sulfate adenylyltransferase — MSKLVRPHGGGELKILLLQGAAQEAELARAATLPQVRMSSRETGDLIMLGIGGFTPLEGFMTRADWEGVCDGYKMASGLFWPIPVTLSTNKATADGLKVGGDVALVDDETGSIMGTMKVTEKYAIDKEHECIMVYKTTDMEHPGVKMVMEQGEVNLAGPVKVLSTGDFAEKYGALFMTPTETRALFESNGWSTVAAFQTRNPMHRSHEYLAKVAVETCDGVLIHSLLGKLKPGDIPAEVRARSIDTLVENYFAKNTVVQAGYPLDMRYAGPREALLHALFRQNYGCSHLIVGRDHAGVGSYYGPFDAHHIFDEIPKDALETKPLKIDWTFWCYRCGGMASMRTCPHDDKERLLLSGTKLRKALSEGGDVPTEFSRPEVLSILREYYASLQSHEKVEVKLSGHSAR, encoded by the coding sequence ATGTCCAAGTTAGTGAGGCCCCACGGGGGTGGTGAACTCAAGATCCTCTTGCTCCAGGGCGCCGCCCAAGAGGCGGAGCTTGCTCGTGCCGCAACCCTTCCCCAGGTACGTATGTCGTCCCGTGAGACGGGCGATCTCATCATGTTGGGAATTGGTGGTTTTACCCCTCTCGAAGGATTCATGACCCGAGCTGATTGGGAAGGGGTGTGTGACGGTTACAAAATGGCCAGTGGCCTGTTTTGGCCAATCCCGGTTACCTTGTCTACCAACAAGGCGACTGCTGACGGTCTCAAAGTGGGTGGCGATGTCGCCCTAGTGGATGACGAGACCGGAAGTATTATGGGGACTATGAAGGTCACCGAAAAGTATGCCATCGACAAGGAACATGAGTGCATCATGGTGTACAAAACCACGGATATGGAACATCCCGGTGTCAAAATGGTGATGGAGCAAGGTGAGGTTAATCTGGCGGGTCCGGTAAAGGTGCTCTCTACCGGTGATTTTGCTGAGAAATACGGTGCCCTATTCATGACCCCGACCGAGACTCGGGCGTTATTCGAGTCTAATGGCTGGAGCACGGTCGCGGCATTCCAAACCCGTAATCCGATGCACCGTTCCCACGAGTACCTGGCGAAGGTTGCGGTCGAGACTTGTGACGGTGTGCTCATCCACTCCTTGCTGGGTAAACTCAAACCGGGTGATATTCCTGCTGAGGTTCGTGCTCGGTCCATTGACACGTTGGTCGAGAATTATTTTGCCAAGAACACCGTTGTCCAGGCGGGCTACCCGTTGGACATGCGCTATGCCGGTCCACGTGAGGCATTGCTGCATGCCCTCTTCCGTCAGAACTATGGTTGTTCGCACCTGATTGTCGGTCGTGACCACGCGGGTGTTGGTTCTTATTACGGGCCTTTCGATGCCCACCACATCTTCGATGAGATCCCCAAGGATGCCTTGGAGACCAAGCCTCTGAAGATCGATTGGACCTTCTGGTGTTATCGGTGTGGCGGAATGGCCTCGATGCGGACTTGCCCGCACGACGACAAGGAGCGCTTGCTGCTGTCTGGAACCAAGCTACGCAAGGCTCTTTCGGAAGGCGGAGATGTTCCGACCGAATTCAGCCGCCCCGAGGTGTTGAGTATCTTGCGTGAGTACTATGCCAGTCTGCAGTCCCATGAGAAGGTAGAAGTTAAGTTGAGTGGCCACTCGGCCAGATAG